The sequence below is a genomic window from Uranotaenia lowii strain MFRU-FL chromosome 2, ASM2978415v1, whole genome shotgun sequence.
CAAATCCAAgcaaaatccaaaccaaaacaacatttttctgTACATATGATAATGTAAgattttttgaacttgtttcatcgaaatacacgtgctaacgttttttttttttggaaatgtaaaatttgaattgaacatCGCTTATGTGactctaaaaaaatttttttctgtacatTTTTCACTTAACATGGAGAACAGTTAAACAAACaacagataaataaaaaataaataaaataacatttttcactttttttctaatttgcaTGAGAAAAGcttgaattttgatcaaatattcCCGGATATTGTTCGGgttttaaaggaaaattttaaaatccaatgtctggattttgccaggtttttgggtaAAAATGCCCTGATTTGCCCGCCCGAATGCGCTTAGAAAACTTTCTGGAAAGCTTATGTCTGACGTATatgataattataaattttctctttttttaaatgattaaagGCAAAAGTCAGtgacttaatattcataattgGATTATTCGAAGGAAAAGAAGTTTTTGATGCTTTGCTGACAAATCACACCAAACCCGATATAATCCTTGATTTCAAGAAAAGATTTTAGGCACgtatattttctttaaacaaataaaatgtttgatttgTGCGCTATGAAGCATTTGAGCCTATTATTGCacacattttcattacatacaaacATCTAgcacaataataatgtttgttattacgttaactttccaagtaattGTTACTGCTCTAAAATAGCAGCttatttcgccaaaactggctcacagtgctaagagagaacagagaagctttatcataaacatttaagaattttaccaGGGCAGTATCGGAGTTAATATCACGCCATATTATAACtttttacttttcaatcataattattgaaattttcgttggtttataaattctcaacccttttccctccctatttttgaaaataaaatctatttaaaaacttaaaataggaccaatcgacagtactgagtttatttattgaatttccatcctaATTTCTGTCTTCGACTGGTAATTCgtattcaaacattttcaactgatttaaccaaaattctatTATCTACTAAatgaatatcctgaattcagcataccATTTCCAAATTAtctttctcaaattatcattaaaacgatcccatagttgagttgctttttccagattcaattcattgagattttcaattcttgtgttgtttcttcagttactaaAATTCTGTCCCATGGTGTTTCTGAACTTCGAGAACTCAGggtctttgtttaaggtactaatCTCtattggattccttatctgatttAATCACAACctattttgaatcgtttttttttcaacgatcaTTTTTGCGCCTGTACCCCTTTGGCTTTAAGGGCATCAAATAACACTTTTTTCACATATACAATAAAATACAATCTCATGAGAATCATATTaataaacatctcatgaaaatatttttttttttttgtgtttcaaattgtgaaaacactatttggtgcaatttctgttTTGACTCTGATTGTATTTTTGAgtctctttttaaaattttaattcatattttgtttctcaaaacaggatttgaaattatgatttagatttaggcaactgaattgtggttctgaatatatcttgattggaattgaattattttgtttattttttgaattatgtattctatgtttcaaGTCTCCATGATGCTTCCCAATTGTCAGTAGGTATATATTTCTGGTTGAAGCACAGgccagacgatcaatgatgaactcaaaaacattcaaaatatctatccggtcatttttcttaatcagagaattttatttgatgataagggcattaaaaaatgacatttgaatttgcattttgcagctcaaatcagagctttcatttttgagaaatttcttaacTCATCCggaatgtttgcacgtgattaattttcattttttagttgaATATACCACAAACAACTATCGTCTACGCAAACAACATGGCaatttgaagacagtatactgaactcatctccagttctttcacacatttaaaatgttttgtattctctgggacagcattccaaaaaaaaaatcaaattataggggccccccgaaaAAATTTGCCCCGGGCAATCCCggtggcttaatccggccctgtttATGGGAGAAAATAATCTGATGCTATCcatgccatcaggggcgatcctgaaaaCTATCAATCAAATGAATGAACCTTCAAATAATCcctaacaaatttgcaaaacaattgGCGTTTGATGTGAATATTATAATTAATCGGGCTAATCGGGCTGGGTAATCAAAATTCTCTATTTCCGGTTAGCATCGCGTTtgaatcccaaaaaaaacagattcaagCAAATTAATATGATGTtcatttttcggaattttcattTGAGAATCTTGATTTGCAAACTCCAAACTGTTTTTCGTATTCTTTCGAATTTATATATTGTTTGTTATTAGCTAGTTTGTTCGATTTTCCGTTGAGGTTTCCGTTTTTCATCGAACTGAGCATTCCATCGTGATGAATGTATGTTTATACTACTGCTACCTACTTTTCCGCAGCAAGAATTTAGTTTGCATTCCACCTGTGCAGGATTTAGTTTGTTTGCCGTTCGGTTTTTGCTGATGCTGTTTGTTTTCTCGGTTCGGTCCGCATGTTACCTACACAAGTGATTTACaaacacaaaattcaatttccaaaacaaacatgAAATAGTTTTTCCGGGTTCGCCCACTTCATTCAACTGGGTTTTTTGGTTCTCACTGCATCCACCCCATGATATGAGCATCTAGACGAAATTTATCTAGATAGTTTCTATGTTGAAGTTAATATATTTAGGAAATTTTTAGATTATATTGATTTTGTACATTTTCAACACGtaagctttattcagtaataaAAAATGGGATCATACAAAATGTTAGAGCAAGCGCTCAAgaagaataaatttattaaaaaaaaatctatggataaacttttaaaaaattgaacccgcctgttttttttaagttgcaaCTATCCGTTTCAATCAAAAGATTTTCGTTTGCTACAGGAAATTGTAGTAGAAATTTGCAAACAGGAAATCAATTATAAACTTTATTCGATTTGACGTGAACATGAAGCGAACGACGATATGTTTAGCAAAATCGCAAAGCGTCCAAAGCGTATTGTTTCAGAACGTAGAAATTTTAACTAACAtaagattgaattaattgaaacaaatataTGGAACAAGCAGAGATTTAAATGAGCACAATGCTGATTTTTGATAACCATTtaactgcagcgcccctagttgtcacatcgcgaatttatttacagtgttttgatccggatggtttgtttacttagtggtgaaaatttcatcaagactgaagcagtcagtcaaaagttatcgacgatggaacgcgaaaggcgagagaaaattctgcacactcacgtagagaaaccgacatggtcaggggtaaagatcgcgaaattcctgaaatatccaaaatcgactgtaaattcggttcTGCAACgataccgggagacccttacggcggattgagcaaaacaaaccaggcgtaggtaaaagtggaacatatgatcGGAGGAGCGAGCTGCGAGCGAAGGTAATTCGAttagttcacaataatcctggaatctccttgcgtgatttggcgaaaaaaccCAAGatgaaccacagtacagctcgacgaatttgtttgcgacaaggtttgcggtcgtatcatgcaagcaggcaccccaacaggacgctgaaacaaaatctggttgccaaaaccagggcaaggaagttgtaccaCTGAGGACACTCTTCCTGGCTTCCTACTGGAAAgggagaggggtctcaaataatcatataaatatttctcgtacccaaatatcctcccacGCCAAagttgataccatttgcttgatcgatttttttttcagtcatgccATCATTTGTCTCCCACCCCCCCTCCCTTCCCCCTTCCCGTgatagggaggggtctcaaacctcAAACGGAATTCAACTCACCACCTGCCTACCATGCAAATcggctcagtagtttccgagtctattgGAAATTTGCTGTTTCCAATCGAGGTTGTAATGAGAATCAAGTTTCGCATACATATTCCGGAACGTTGGAAATCAATCTTCAACCACTGATCATATTGACTGGACACCCGATTCtgtttgttggatttttttttgctatctcAGTTCAGAAAGTTCCACcaaactttcaaggaaaaaaataggTACCGTgtactgggggaactttgatcacctctttcattaatttttgaatattttgaaagggattgctttttcgtaatacctaaaagctttaaaacccttactgaggtgaggagtattaaacatgatcattgattgaagTAAatttggtggttataattaaatgtttgttacaaaaccagatttcaagttccggggtagctttgatcgctaaaaaattaaaaataactggtgaaaccaataatctttctgactacgtcaatttggtgtcccatcaaccttaaatttgtttatgtATGTAttagaggtatgattatctgtggacattaagtttttagaagccattgaacttgaaaagtgttgcatgttgccccagttgacggtactcggaagatggacaatgtttctgcatacatttaggggcaaaatttataaacatttctcaatattttttggcctcaaaaacaaataatattttactTTCATGAAATTCCTTACGTActcgtactgttcccatgttcttgttttttcttctaACTTAACCATTCGATAGGgtatttatccattttttctatacgggctttttcatggaaaatgacctttttttttaaatccaaaaatcatcatcaaatgaccataaaaataacacttaaacttaacctgAACCAAGAAAAAGTTGagctttcacattaaacaatccATTTATTCCTAAATAATGCTCAAATTTGATCAGgatcaaattgttttgtttgttagccttaaaaaaacagatattttaacatattaaaataatattttaagtaatataaaaaatcctctaatagaaaccaaatttagcttatttgtatcTCTTTTTACAGGCTTttaaacgtagtaaacagtttgcAGATATTATAACTTTATACCTagataatgatgattatctgcaaaaatttcatgatgatcaaagttaccccgctgatcaaagttctccCAGATTACGGtacatttttctcaaattttgcaagttcgcaataccgacggtaggtggcaAAAGTAGCCAGAAAATGATAGGATTTTTGGTCTAAGTGTCATGTCGGTGTGACCAGTGCCACAATTGTGAATTGTTTTGTAGTTGAGAAATTCCTTATCTCGCAAAAACCCGCCATTCACCAAATAACCGATTTGcaagttttgtttcaaattttccgtCTGTCAGTTGtctatttaaaattaagaaCCTTTAGTCAAGCCTCGGAGTATCAACAGAACTCATAGTAGAGTGTGATGGCACAACTAAAAAGTTCAGCTCGACTTATTTTACTGATAGCCTGTTCGTTTGGCTTGACCTGGTCAGTGCGTGGAGAAGTGTGTACcgtttctttttaaataagaaCAATATTTATTCGTCATACGAttcattgaaatctttcttGACATTTACAGTGTGCAGGAGAATGTGTCCCTCTGTCACAGTGCAAAAACAATGATTTCGGTGGATTTTTCGATCTCAGGTAGTATACTTATTTAGTTAATATTATAACTtacgaaacaattttttttttcaaaacttcagaGTTGGACTTAGCGGCGAAGAGCCATCGGATTGTGATCACTACCTACAAGTGTGCTGCGATAAAGAAGAAATCGATAagggtaccgtcaactggggcaacatgcaacaattttcaacttcaatggcttctaaaatcttaatgcttacagataatcattcctcttgtacatcaaaagttttaaggttgatgggacaccaaactgacgtagacagaaaaattattggtttcaccagttattttttaatttacaaaaacatgcgattttcaccctacttagaaaaaggggtaagttgcaacaaactctgtaatttatgaaaaatcaaatgaaaacgattgaaaattcatagtttttgatacatttgtgatatcataacgcataaagcacaaattgcagtaaattttggttttgttcgaattaaatttttatttttttctgataaaaatgtttttaagaaaaaagtgttaaccttctgcatacatttaggggtaaaagatactacaaaaaattctattagctcaaatcatgaaaataaatctagaaatggatgaaattttaatgttaactaacgcataatgcaaaacaatcatatccatgcatatggaaacgcgatctatgagatttagttccgatttgcattttgttgcattttaccccagacgggtaactgaattataaaaatatttatttaaaaaaattgagttattgttAGAAAAATACTTCCACATGATcaatgttggtataggatgaggaaaccagtataaagtttgtaggtaattttatcaagccaactcgtcatactgggtaaagttttttaaggcatcgaaaaatgttaaaaattgtacattcatttctcgatttttcaaattttatatgaaaatcaaaaacttaaaaaaactatcttaggattcaagaaactatgtcatcatcattttgtaatcattaaaagataactttatcttattacattaaattaaaaattgaatctgtgtggtgttatataaatgttgcattcaaccccgctgttgcatgatgccccgtttgacggtactgaTGTTGTAGAGGTCATAAATGACGGAGAAAATTCAGGCGGAAGTCTTGTCAAAAGCAATCCATAACAATCTATTTTGACGAATGTGGGAAGCGTAATACAGAAGGAATTGGATTTGGTATCGTCGGATCGCAAAATTTGGAGTCCGAATACGCAGAATTCCCATGGGTGGTGGCCATATCTGTCGAAACCTTCGATTTGTCTGGCGAAACTGAAAGGAAATATGTTTGTGGAGGATCCCTAGTGAAGCCGAACGTTGTGCTCACTGCGGCGCATTGTATTGTCAATCGCACAGCTGAAACAATCTACGTCAGAGCCGGTGAATGGGATTCCCAAACAACCAATGAGCTGTTTCCCCATCAGGTACTTCATCGAATGGTTAGCAAAACTTATGTACCAATTAACAATCATTCTGTTTTACAGGACCGCGGAGTATCTAATGTGGTTATACATGAGCACTACAATCAAGCCTTCCAGTTCAACAATATTGCGCTGCTGTTCCTAGAATCGTCATTCCAAACtgctgaaaatattcaaacgaTTTGTTTACCACCCCAAGGTACCGTATTTTCAGACGAAAATTGTGTTGCAACCGGATGGGGAAAGGAGAACTTCAACTCCAACAACTATCAGGCCATATTGAAAAAGATAGAATTGCCAATCGTGGCACACGGAACCTGCCAGAAGGCTCTTAGGACGACGAGGCTTGGAAGTCGATTTTCTTTGCACAATTCGTTCCTATGTGCGGGTGGTAAGGCTGGTCTTGACACCTGCACTGGTGATGGAGGATCTCCTCTGGTTTGCCCGATTCCTGATCAACCGAATCGATACTATCAGGCGGGCATCGTCGCTTGGGGAGTCGGATGCGGTATGGAAGATATTCCAGGAGTTTACACCCGTAGCAGTTTGTACACTGATTGGATTAACGATAAAATTGAAACTCAAGTAACAGCTGAAGAGTTGGGATTTTACAAGTGAGAAGTTCAAATATTAATAAACTCTCAGTTCTTGGCTAGTAAACTAACAGAATTTTGTTACCTACTTGTAAATTGAGATGTATTGGATATCCGGCGCCGAAAACCATCCATAAACCGTTAAGCtgaataaggagtgtattcaaaaaaaaaaaatgcaacactttgttgtgttaataacttttgaatgcatgaatagtgttgaaaacgcaggtttcagtggtggaatagagttatctttattcagtttcgtcTGTAAGGTCATTAGAATacaactattttattttatttacatagtaatccgtcttacgacataacttgacgaacataattcctaaaattcactcggttcatagcaaccgttctccaatttctctggcaccccacgttcgccagatcacgctccacttggtctaaccacctcgctcgttgcgcccccgctcgtcttgttcctaccggattcgtagcgaaaacctgttttgcaggacagtcgtccggcattctcgcaacatgtcccgcccagcgtatccggccagccttcaccaccttctggatactgggttcgccgtagaggcgcgcgagctcgtggttcatccttcgcctccacactccgttctcctgtacgccgccaaagatggttcttaacactcgtcgctcgaatactccgagtgtacgcaggtcctcctcgagcaatatccatgtctcgtgcccgtagagaacaaccggtctaatgagcgtcatatacaggttacacttcgtgcgagggctaagtcttctcgaccgcagttgcttgtggagtccatagtaggcacgacttccgctgataattcgcctccggatctcacggctggtgtcattgtctgcggtcaccagtgagccgagatagacaaagtcttcgacttcgacttcgacgagaacacctgtttgtagaatacaactaCACATACCAATTCGCGATGGCTAAGACCATGCCCACCGGGCGTTCCTATGGTTGcctttttatctacttactgattttcgcacccttTGCAGCAATTCAGgttggtatttttgtttgtttattttctcataGCGATGACCGGTTgtgttgctaccgggttgctacataaacgcatcatgtaacaacctactgctcgtatgctatttctcgaatgaagttagcgactgttggtgcgatgatgggttgatagatatgttgctgaatgtactcgattcgaggtttagcaaccgtTGGTGGGCATGgtctaattgtcactttccacttcttaaatatattccctaaccgggaaagttctcatttctcaatgggtactttgatactcttacccagaatatctggcaacactgttgtgttaccatgaacctaatttgagtagtctcgctttaccgtgtgatgatgtaaacatttgtaccgcgtttatcatcatcacctgtcatcagcaatcatcaatCCATTGTTCTCAATAGCACGGACAGAAAAAAACAACCCCTTATAGGTACTTTTGACGTAAATCGCCTCTTCAGTGCAGGAACTTACTAGTAGGTTAAAACACAACAACCTAAAATTAGGTAGCTGCGGTTTAAGGTCCCAGTTGGTGAAAATGATTCACTTcgttatttttcgaaaaatgtggaaaaagcttgcaaataaatgtttttatgtcGTTTCCAATTTATGTCATGCTTAACCCTCCGTAACGAAggcttcgtttcataaagtaacaaatttgcaccAATTAATGTATATAAAAcgtgaaaaatcgtttttatttaaaaatgttttcttaatGTACACATAATTTccgactgtttaaaatgatttttgaggaaatataaaaaatcatgaaatgaacaACATGGAATGAAGAAATTCGAACCAAGTTATGTTGTTTCAatggtgattttttcatttatctatatgaatgttttacaatttttgctaaatatgaatttcgtaaaataataattttttgtatcaatattttttttaaacttgagaTTTCGGTTCCTCCGGTCCTTCTGTGGTCTTCAGAAACTGCAAACGTCCCAGCCATGAACTGATCCAAAACTAAAGACACATTTTTCGTTGATTTGGACCTGGAGTAACGCCCGAAAACGACGTAGGTACGCGAATTGCTATAGCGGTGATCAGTGGGCAGCACAATCGGAGGAATAAACGCACCAAACCAGAGAGCTGCAACAGTTTTGATTACAGCTGCCTTGTCCGCTTCACCAGCAGCTCGTTAGGTGACGAACGTTGTGGTAGTACACTTTTCCTGCAAATGgacgatattttttaaaactatattttgtGCCACATTAAAATATATCTTGATAGAACTGCATCGTAATTTTCGGAGGGATACTGTGACAATAGTTTTTGGGCCGGATAGTTCAGTTCATCCGGCATTGCCAGAAGGTTTATACTGTTGTTTCTTTGGTGCATCCGGGGCCAGATTCGAACAGGGGTAAACTGAGCGGTTATGAAAATTccagaaaaagaaagaaaaaaaaggtaaaccaTCTccagaaattcgaaaattgagGCTGTGAGGCTGTGAGGCCAAAGGTTACATTGAATACCACAGAAAATTTTCTAGATGAAACCGAAAGAAGAATAGAAttatttctattcaaaataaattcttctGAATATTTACGAATTTCCGGGAAGTCTTCCGGGATAGTTCCGGTACTTTCCGGAACTTTTTTGTctgtaagaagaaaaaaaaattaggtgcATTTTATTTTCAGACACTGTGAAAAACTAGTGTTTAGCACTGCAGGGATCTCTGGTCACCATATAAACGTACGCTAGTTCACTTGCTAAGTAACTGCCGGAAACGCTCGCTACTGACGCTGGCTACTGACCGTTGAAACTGTCTTACGAAAACTGAGgtaagggctgtcccaacggtagatgcaaaacacggttttcgaccacgctaaacaGTCCGGCTGGCACCGCACTATggggcagttccatacaatgatgcggcaaaaagtatgattaggtgttttggactattttgttatttttgaaaattttgtatcaaaattactattttaactaactaaaaataaattctaacaaatattttgtataaataattttaaaaggacgatgcttggtgttatttttgaccctcctttttatttcttttgataaCCGGGTTTTGGACTAAatgatcattaaatgataaataacatcaagacatttcatgaaactcaaaagaaaaatgtgtgaaatgattgatcaatcatgagaaacatttttttgaaaaccaacatCAACTTCGTAGAACTTATACTCATTAATGgataaaaattacccatttttatgatattttcagctttatttgactataactcaaaaaacggtgctttaaggtgcctggaatctctttcattgtatttttaggtCTTTAAAATTGATCTTGATAGTGAAAAGAGTATGGAGAaatgcggggattttttttggaaaggctttaaagtttttgacttttgaaaaaaataattatttactcatttttgtcatagatcaatttagtgtgtaaaaattttgaatggttcaaataatagcttttaatataagctttcatatggtgtactgGTGTAttgatgtctgtggtgcgttcagtattcaatataatgagttgaaaaactgagaatatcttagttaaatattaagttattaactattaaaaataaaaaagcgaaccgataaagttcagtttttgactttttgccgcctcaaaccccaaagtgcaccggtggcgtaaattgctgttttaacacagttatcgatttcaaaattcccaacagttatacgcctttgttccaaattcatgcaaatttggaacaggatttcaaaatatacgacagaccgatttagttcacggtgagaaaattttcgaaagattccttttaattcaaccacggtataccgtggttgaattaaaaggaatctttcgattgctttgattcagttgaatcattcaaccaagtaggctcataccacaacagagagaaaattttagccatcaatgatttctttcacacatgtttgggtaacattgggtgtgataatagtttctttttgagatattatttgaatgttttttttcgcttcaaccagcctATACGTTACATAAattgcagtgttcggcatcgctaattgaaaaattagcggcgctaattaaatcgctaattcattcaaatttagcgatcgctaattaaaaccgctaaatgagcggaaaaacttatcgcttcaagcttaaagcgctaatagCTAGctgttgataaacaataacgtAAAGAGCATGGATTATGGTTGCATCTCAATTCGTTTGCTCGAATACTTTACAAACATAGTGCAGATTGTTTATTATGCCCAGtctgttgaaaaatctttaaccaggtttcaattttttttcaagctttcaAAATAGTAATGCAAAGTTCTCAGGATAGGAGCATTGCCAaacgtgtatctaaaaaactaaatgaaataaaaatgtaaatgcATTCTATGGTGATACtatcttatatttattttatctgatttgaaatacttgtaaaaactgctttgtgaaaagtaaatatctcatccacttaaaacaagttataaaaagtggatttttccagtttttattaTTCGAGACTTGCCGTGTGCGATAGTAATGTGagatctagaaaaaaattaaaaattcggaaaagcttttgaaaatccacCGATTAACCTAAaaagcacatttcaacaaatcatcgcatgtggacgaccatgctaaagtcatttaaaatattgatcaagtaGGCCGTTTACTGTACTTTTGCAAGCAAAAAACAGTATCTAAAAATTGACCTTCTAGCTTTGAGTTATAtaaatgatgtttaaaattgtttaatactgtttaacaatatttattgaattgtttgtctgagaatgttgagaaaagaagtacttaatgaaaaaaaagttaatctgtaTGAGGCACTTCTGCCCTGAGACCATTCGAAGTGACCATTTTACTTGGAGCGTATTTTGGTGTAAGAATGATGCCCGATGTCTCCTTTActtgtcaaatgacaaaaagtctacttctatcagtaataatttgtgaatttgaaacaagtaaatGGAAGATAGCGTTCTtcatttagcggaaccaaaaaatagcggaactttttgattcgctagctcaatcaaaatttagcggcaaaattaaaccgctaacaaaaagttatcggactaactagcgattagcggattagcgtttttgtgccgaacactgataaattgaaaaaagatgctGATAAAAACCacatcaagtataaataatagatgtcacatttagtggtatgaataaggtttagcaattgcttcggcaGCTTtaacttagctcgaaatcaagcaagCAAAAGACCAAAGCAtggcttagtttggtatgaataaacatttgcttagcggatgtgtactaaagtcttagaacatagcttttgcttcgaaaaatagagctatccaaccagcaaaatctgaagttttctaatattaaattaaagaaaacggtcagaaaatttaaaagtccggctaaaatagccatgaaatcgacggtgcggatggtgggtgtaagaacgaccggaaagTTTTTGgttaatgcgtgctcgtatgttgatgtttaaagaaaaatgaatacatattcgaatatagtcaaacaacaaatggccttactttaatatttatcatagctctcccacacgtattcggatcgggataatccg
It includes:
- the LOC129742670 gene encoding phenoloxidase-activating factor 2-like, which encodes RRKFRRKSCQKQSITIYFDECGKRNTEGIGFGIVGSQNLESEYAEFPWVVAISVETFDLSGETERKYVCGGSLVKPNVVLTAAHCIVNRTAETIYVRAGEWDSQTTNELFPHQDRGVSNVVIHEHYNQAFQFNNIALLFLESSFQTAENIQTICLPPQGTVFSDENCVATGWGKENFNSNNYQAILKKIELPIVAHGTCQKALRTTRLGSRFSLHNSFLCAGGKAGLDTCTGDGGSPLVCPIPDQPNRYYQAGIVAWGVGCGMEDIPGVYTRSSLYTDWINDKIETQVTAEELGFYK